From one Marinobacter sp. LV10MA510-1 genomic stretch:
- the nfsA gene encoding oxygen-insensitive NADPH nitroreductase, with protein sequence MTVTAPTPSESASASSVNPVLDLLSRHRSIRKFTDQKIPAELLSNLLHAGQCAATSSHVQAYTLLHVVDTAKRERLVELTGGQGYVASASDFFVFCADMKRPTEAAARAGAEIITGTTEQLLVASIDAAMMAQNLVVAAESEGLGICYIGGIRNDPAAVSDLLDLPDQVYPVFGLCLGYPDQDPQVKPRLPLSVIVKTDSYNSEQDNALIDGFDATMETYYRERLGGNKSSNWSKQLKPLFTSKLRLHLKEFLEKRGLGRQ encoded by the coding sequence ATGACTGTTACCGCACCTACCCCTTCAGAATCCGCATCAGCATCGTCCGTCAACCCGGTGCTTGACCTGCTTAGCCGCCACCGTTCCATTCGCAAGTTTACTGACCAGAAGATTCCGGCCGAGCTGCTGTCTAACCTGCTACACGCCGGCCAATGCGCCGCCACCTCCAGCCACGTGCAGGCTTACACGCTGCTTCACGTCGTCGATACCGCCAAGCGCGAGCGTTTGGTAGAGCTGACCGGTGGCCAAGGCTACGTCGCTTCCGCCTCGGACTTTTTCGTGTTCTGCGCCGATATGAAGCGCCCGACCGAAGCTGCCGCAAGAGCTGGCGCCGAGATAATTACCGGCACCACCGAGCAGTTGCTGGTGGCCAGCATAGACGCAGCAATGATGGCGCAGAACCTTGTGGTGGCAGCAGAATCTGAAGGGCTGGGCATTTGCTACATCGGTGGTATTCGTAATGATCCGGCTGCCGTCAGCGACCTGCTGGATCTGCCCGATCAGGTGTATCCGGTATTCGGCTTGTGTCTGGGTTATCCGGACCAGGATCCCCAGGTGAAGCCGCGCCTGCCACTTAGCGTCATCGTGAAAACGGACAGTTACAACAGCGAACAGGACAACGCGCTGATTGATGGCTTTGACGCCACTATGGAAACTTATTACCGCGAGCGCCTCGGCGGTAATAAGTCCAGCAACTGGTCGAAGCAGCTTAAACCCCTGTTCACCAGCAAGCTGCGCCTGCATCTGAAGGAGTTTCTGGAAAAGCGCGGCCTGGGTCGGCAATAG
- a CDS encoding universal stress protein, giving the protein MFKRILVAIDGSKNSMTALDKAIGLQKLIPDVEIFLLCVYKHHSLFEASLSINRPDSMDIPDKVLSEYAKEVVNHAKEHAKEQNATHVRGFVKSGRPSKVIVQFAQDKEADLIVVGTRGTHSDKDGMFLGSVSHRVTSHAKCPVLVV; this is encoded by the coding sequence ATGTTCAAACGCATATTAGTCGCCATCGATGGCTCAAAAAACTCAATGACCGCTTTGGATAAAGCCATCGGTTTGCAAAAGCTGATTCCTGACGTCGAAATCTTTTTGCTGTGCGTGTACAAGCACCACAGCCTGTTTGAGGCATCGTTGTCGATCAATCGTCCTGACAGCATGGACATCCCCGACAAGGTGCTTTCAGAGTACGCCAAGGAGGTTGTAAATCACGCCAAAGAACATGCCAAGGAGCAGAACGCCACTCATGTCCGCGGTTTTGTCAAAAGCGGGCGGCCGTCCAAAGTGATCGTACAGTTCGCCCAGGACAAAGAAGCCGACCTGATTGTGGTGGGCACCCGCGGCACCCATAGCGACAAAGACGGCATGTTTCTGGGCAGCGTGTCGCACCGGGTTACCAGCCACGCCAAGTGCCCGGTGCTGGTAGTCTGA
- the ovoA gene encoding 5-histidylcysteine sulfoxide synthase → MTEKTAELVAAPDPAIKPAELFSRTVNLAEGNVQQKREEIERSFCDTFDTYESLFTTLAVEEAYFKKSIPLRHPLMFYLGHTATFFVNKLVLAKILPERIDPEMESIFAVGVDEMSWDDLNEDHYAWPKVSAVMAYRQKVRAMVVDLIRTLPLQLPVGWKSPLWPILMGIDHERIHMETSSVLIRQQKLQYVQPQPEWAPNTQSGEAPQNELLPVAAGDVALGLPADSDYYGWDNEYGRHQASVDAFDASKYLVSNQEFLEFVEAGGYSKDAYWSEEGLGWRAFAKASHPTFWVWRNQWFLRLMTEEVEMPWDWPAEVNYHEAKAFCEWKTVDGGRPVRLPTEDEWHRLVDVAQVAEVGAGPAAANLHLDHGASSCPVTRFRHGQWFDVVGNVWQWTETPMYPFAGFEVHPLYDDFTTPTFDNRHNLIKGGSWISCGNEARLSARYAFRRHFFQHAGFRYVASEAELKNPSAYYENDVILAQYSEFNFGENWHGEANFPKELAMAGIAALDERSAADQSGVSYGRALDIGCACGRTSFELATRFEHVDGIDFSANFIQKGVEMAEQKVIRYARPEEGDLVSYHERTLEELGLTESAERVAFHQGDACNLKPLFNNYDLIVAGNLIDRLYDPAKFLTRIHERLNDNGVLVIASPYTWLEEYTPKDKWVGGYKKDGENYSTLDGLKDLLAPHFRLMSAPRSLPFVIRETRNKYQHSLSELTVWEKVTP, encoded by the coding sequence GTGACTGAAAAAACCGCTGAGTTGGTTGCCGCGCCGGACCCTGCCATCAAGCCGGCTGAGCTGTTCAGCCGCACGGTCAACCTGGCCGAGGGTAATGTGCAGCAAAAACGCGAGGAAATCGAGCGCTCTTTTTGCGACACTTTTGACACCTATGAATCACTGTTTACAACGCTGGCCGTTGAAGAGGCTTATTTTAAGAAGTCGATACCGCTGCGCCATCCGCTGATGTTTTATTTGGGCCATACAGCGACTTTCTTTGTGAACAAGCTGGTGCTGGCGAAAATTCTGCCCGAGCGCATTGACCCAGAGATGGAGTCGATTTTTGCGGTGGGCGTGGATGAAATGAGTTGGGACGACCTGAACGAAGACCACTACGCCTGGCCTAAGGTTTCGGCGGTTATGGCCTATCGTCAGAAAGTTCGGGCCATGGTGGTGGATCTCATCCGCACCTTGCCCTTGCAGTTGCCGGTGGGTTGGAAGAGCCCGTTATGGCCGATTTTGATGGGCATCGATCACGAGCGCATTCACATGGAGACCTCATCGGTGCTGATTCGCCAGCAAAAGCTGCAGTATGTGCAGCCGCAGCCAGAGTGGGCGCCCAACACCCAAAGCGGGGAAGCTCCGCAGAACGAGCTGCTGCCGGTGGCGGCGGGCGATGTGGCGTTGGGCCTGCCAGCTGATAGTGATTACTATGGCTGGGACAATGAATATGGCCGCCATCAAGCCAGCGTAGACGCGTTTGATGCGTCAAAATATTTGGTGAGCAATCAGGAGTTTCTGGAATTCGTTGAAGCCGGCGGCTACAGCAAAGATGCTTACTGGAGCGAAGAAGGCTTGGGCTGGCGCGCATTTGCTAAGGCCAGCCACCCCACTTTCTGGGTGTGGCGCAATCAATGGTTTCTGCGGTTAATGACCGAAGAAGTTGAAATGCCGTGGGATTGGCCCGCGGAAGTGAATTACCACGAAGCCAAAGCCTTCTGCGAATGGAAAACCGTGGATGGTGGCCGCCCGGTACGCCTGCCCACCGAAGACGAATGGCACCGCCTGGTCGACGTGGCTCAGGTAGCGGAAGTAGGCGCCGGGCCCGCAGCGGCCAACTTGCATCTGGACCATGGCGCGTCTTCCTGCCCGGTTACTCGCTTCCGCCACGGCCAGTGGTTTGATGTCGTCGGTAACGTGTGGCAGTGGACTGAAACGCCGATGTATCCGTTTGCCGGGTTTGAGGTGCATCCGTTGTACGATGATTTCACCACACCCACATTTGATAATCGCCACAACCTGATTAAAGGCGGGTCGTGGATTTCTTGCGGTAACGAGGCGCGGCTCAGTGCCCGCTATGCGTTCCGCCGCCATTTCTTCCAGCATGCGGGATTCCGCTATGTGGCTTCGGAGGCCGAATTGAAGAACCCCAGCGCGTATTACGAAAACGATGTCATTCTTGCCCAGTACTCGGAATTTAATTTCGGCGAAAACTGGCACGGCGAAGCCAACTTTCCCAAAGAACTGGCGATGGCGGGTATCGCAGCCCTCGACGAGCGCTCAGCGGCTGACCAAAGTGGCGTAAGCTACGGCCGCGCCCTGGATATCGGCTGCGCTTGCGGCCGCACCAGTTTTGAGTTGGCTACCCGCTTTGAGCATGTGGACGGCATCGACTTTTCAGCCAATTTCATCCAGAAAGGAGTGGAGATGGCAGAACAGAAGGTGATTCGCTATGCCCGCCCGGAAGAGGGTGACCTGGTGAGTTACCACGAGCGCACCCTAGAGGAATTGGGCCTGACCGAGTCTGCCGAGCGTGTAGCCTTTCATCAGGGCGACGCTTGTAACTTGAAGCCGTTGTTTAACAACTACGACCTGATTGTGGCTGGCAACCTGATTGACCGCCTGTACGATCCGGCGAAATTTCTGACTCGCATTCACGAGCGGCTGAACGATAACGGCGTGTTGGTAATTGCCTCACCTTACACCTGGCTGGAGGAATACACTCCGAAGGACAAGTGGGTAGGTGGTTACAAGAAAGACGGCGAAAACTACAGCACTCTGGACGGTTTGAAAGACTTGCTGGCGCCGCATTTCCGTTTGATGAGCGCGCCGCGCAGCCTGCCGTTCGTGATTCGCGAGACCCGCAATAAATACCAGCACAGCCTGTCAGAGCTAACAGTGTGGGAGAAGGTTACGCCCTGA
- the dctP gene encoding TRAP transporter substrate-binding protein DctP: MSSMSKFKKLAGISALTFAALTAANSVNAANWRYAHEEYEGDVQDVFAYSFKEYIEDNSKNTVQVYRFGELGESDDIMEQTQAGILNFVNQSPGFTGALIPEAQIFFIPYLLPTDMGTVVTFFRESKAINEDFPKLYAENGLKLLQMYPEGEMVVTLDEPFTTPAELQNKKIRVMTNPLLSETYSAFGATPTPLPWGEVYGALQTNMLQGQENPIFWIQSGGLYEVSPNLVFTGHGWFTTALMANQNFYNGLSDADKELVNKASDFAFEEILVHIDGLADDALAKIQASSDEVTVTRLTEEQIDVFRKRAPQVEAKFVEMAGDSGQKLLNQFKQDLQDVQK; this comes from the coding sequence ATGAGCAGCATGAGTAAATTCAAGAAACTGGCCGGTATTTCAGCACTGACGTTTGCGGCCCTCACCGCAGCGAATTCGGTGAACGCTGCCAATTGGCGTTACGCCCATGAAGAATACGAAGGCGATGTTCAGGACGTTTTCGCTTACAGCTTTAAAGAATACATCGAAGACAACTCCAAAAACACGGTACAAGTTTACCGCTTCGGTGAACTGGGCGAGTCTGATGACATCATGGAGCAGACCCAGGCCGGCATTCTGAATTTTGTAAACCAGTCGCCCGGTTTTACCGGAGCCCTGATTCCAGAAGCGCAAATTTTCTTTATCCCGTATCTGTTGCCTACAGACATGGGAACGGTGGTTACCTTTTTCCGTGAAAGTAAGGCTATCAACGAAGACTTCCCTAAACTTTACGCAGAAAACGGCTTGAAGTTGCTGCAGATGTATCCGGAAGGTGAAATGGTCGTCACGCTCGACGAGCCCTTTACGACCCCGGCAGAGCTGCAAAATAAGAAGATTCGCGTGATGACTAACCCGTTGCTGTCGGAAACCTACTCCGCTTTTGGCGCCACGCCTACGCCCTTGCCTTGGGGTGAAGTTTACGGCGCGCTGCAGACCAATATGCTTCAGGGCCAGGAAAACCCGATTTTCTGGATTCAGTCCGGCGGTCTTTACGAAGTGTCACCCAACCTGGTCTTTACCGGTCACGGCTGGTTCACCACCGCATTGATGGCCAACCAGAATTTCTACAACGGCCTTTCAGACGCAGACAAAGAGTTAGTGAACAAAGCGTCTGATTTCGCCTTTGAAGAAATTCTTGTTCATATTGACGGCCTGGCTGATGACGCCCTGGCAAAAATCCAGGCTAGCAGTGACGAAGTCACCGTTACACGCCTGACCGAAGAGCAGATCGACGTGTTCCGCAAGCGCGCCCCGCAGGTCGAGGCCAAGTTTGTTGAAATGGCCGGCGATAGTGGTCAAAAGCTGCTGAACCAATTCAAGCAGGATTTGCAAGACGTCCAAAAATAA
- the potB gene encoding spermidine/putrescine ABC transporter permease PotB, with product MMLSIRQQPFKTAVLVLVWGWLLFLVLAPNLLVVGASVMTRDPSTFIALPLNLDAYRQLFNPLYLDVFLHSLWMATLTTAICLLIGYPFAWALSKVQKRRQMLLIFLLIIPFWTNSLVRIYALKLILAANGLLNSALLWLGWISEPLQMLYTQGAVIVGLVYLLLPFMILPLYAVFDDLRQDVLLASHDLGAGRFATFTNVIIPLTLPGVLAGVMLVLLPAMGLFFVPDILGGSRNLLVGNVIKNQFLDARNWPFGAAASIVLTLTMALLMFAHRLSKQRLGEESS from the coding sequence ATGATGCTGAGCATTAGGCAACAGCCTTTTAAAACCGCTGTTCTGGTGCTGGTGTGGGGTTGGCTGCTGTTTCTGGTTCTGGCGCCCAACCTGCTGGTGGTGGGTGCCAGTGTGATGACCCGCGACCCGTCCACATTTATCGCCTTGCCACTGAACCTGGATGCTTACCGCCAGTTGTTCAATCCGCTGTATCTGGACGTGTTTTTACACTCCTTGTGGATGGCGACATTGACCACAGCGATATGCCTGCTGATTGGCTATCCGTTTGCCTGGGCGCTGTCCAAAGTGCAGAAACGCCGGCAGATGCTGCTGATATTTTTATTGATCATACCCTTCTGGACCAATTCGCTGGTGCGGATTTACGCTCTGAAGCTGATTCTGGCCGCCAACGGCCTGCTGAACAGCGCTCTGCTGTGGCTGGGCTGGATTTCTGAACCCTTGCAAATGCTGTACACCCAGGGCGCGGTGATTGTTGGACTGGTGTATCTGCTGCTACCGTTTATGATTTTGCCTCTGTACGCGGTGTTTGATGATTTACGTCAGGACGTGCTGCTGGCTTCCCACGATCTTGGCGCAGGGCGCTTTGCCACTTTCACAAATGTGATTATTCCGCTCACCCTGCCGGGTGTTTTGGCTGGCGTTATGCTGGTGTTGCTGCCGGCCATGGGGCTGTTTTTTGTGCCTGACATACTCGGTGGCTCGCGCAACCTGCTGGTGGGCAACGTGATCAAAAACCAGTTTCTGGACGCCCGCAACTGGCCCTTTGGTGCTGCCGCCAGCATCGTGCTTACCCTGACCATGGCGCTGTTGATGTTTGCCCACCGCCTGAGCAAACAGCGCCTCGGCGAGGAGAGTTCCTGA
- the potC gene encoding spermidine/putrescine ABC transporter permease PotC translates to MGWLPRTYLALVYLLLYIPIAVLVVFSFNDSRTGYSWGGLSLRWYESLFNNHAMIKALGNSLFLALTAATVSTLIGALTALALHRYRFRGKKALKGMLFVVMMSPEIVLAISLLGLFLLAGIQLGYVSLLLAHVTFCLPFVVITVMARLSGFDERLPEAARDLGASDFTMTRTVLIPVIMPALLAGWLLGFTLSMDDVVVSTFVSGPSYEILPLRIYSMVRVGLKPEVNALGTLLLVFSLVMLLLSQWILTRNKQ, encoded by the coding sequence ATGGGCTGGCTACCGCGGACCTACCTGGCGCTGGTCTACCTTCTGTTGTACATCCCCATCGCCGTGTTGGTGGTGTTCTCGTTTAACGATTCACGCACCGGCTATAGCTGGGGCGGGCTTAGCCTGCGCTGGTACGAATCGCTGTTTAACAACCACGCCATGATAAAAGCCTTGGGCAACTCGCTGTTTCTGGCGCTCACGGCCGCTACCGTATCTACCCTGATTGGCGCGTTGACGGCGCTGGCGCTGCATCGCTATCGTTTTCGCGGTAAAAAAGCGCTGAAAGGCATGTTGTTTGTGGTGATGATGTCTCCCGAAATCGTACTGGCAATATCCTTGCTGGGCCTGTTTTTGCTGGCGGGTATCCAGCTGGGCTATGTGTCGTTACTGCTGGCCCACGTCACCTTCTGTTTGCCGTTCGTGGTGATTACCGTAATGGCAAGGCTCAGCGGATTTGATGAACGCTTGCCGGAAGCTGCACGTGATTTAGGCGCCAGCGACTTTACCATGACTCGTACCGTGCTGATTCCGGTGATTATGCCGGCGTTGCTGGCAGGTTGGCTGCTGGGTTTTACACTGTCCATGGATGACGTGGTGGTCAGCACGTTTGTTAGCGGACCCAGTTACGAAATATTGCCCCTGCGCATCTACTCCATGGTGCGTGTAGGCCTGAAACCTGAAGTGAACGCTTTAGGCACTTTGTTGCTGGTGTTTTCACTGGTGATGCTGTTGTTGTCGCAATGGATATTGACGAGGAATAAACAATGA
- a CDS encoding extracellular solute-binding protein, with translation MKKLALAGILTAGLVGCSSEEPKVLNLYNWSEYMPQEVMTRFEEETGIQVVYTTYDSNEAMYARLKLLDDSAAYDLAVPSTYFVSKMRNEGLLMPIDRSKIEGFDQLDPELINLDIDKGNEYSVPYMWGTTGLGVDTATINGEPVTAWADLWEERFSGRVILTNDMREVFHVALRVLGYSGNSTDPQQIKEAYEKLTELMPSVRTFNSDAPRMPFLEGEVDIGMIWNGEAVMGKEVLESLEYVYPEEGIIVWLDSFVIPKNAKNPDAAHKFISFVLRPEIAALISTDIGYATPVLPARELLDDTVANDRASYPTAADMVNAEFQTDIGDEAMQVYAKYWEKLKSGR, from the coding sequence ATGAAAAAACTGGCACTGGCGGGAATACTGACGGCTGGCCTTGTGGGCTGTAGCTCGGAAGAGCCCAAGGTACTGAACCTGTACAACTGGTCTGAATACATGCCTCAGGAAGTGATGACCCGCTTCGAGGAAGAAACCGGTATACAGGTGGTATACACCACCTATGACAGCAACGAGGCCATGTACGCCCGTTTGAAATTGCTGGACGACAGCGCCGCCTACGATCTGGCTGTGCCGTCTACCTACTTCGTGAGCAAAATGCGCAACGAAGGCCTGTTGATGCCGATTGATCGCAGCAAGATTGAAGGCTTTGACCAGCTGGATCCGGAGCTGATCAATCTGGATATCGATAAGGGCAATGAATACAGCGTGCCCTACATGTGGGGCACCACCGGGTTGGGCGTAGACACCGCGACCATTAACGGTGAGCCCGTCACCGCCTGGGCTGATTTGTGGGAAGAGCGTTTTAGCGGCCGCGTCATTCTGACCAACGACATGCGCGAGGTGTTTCACGTGGCGCTGCGGGTGTTGGGCTACTCCGGTAACAGCACCGACCCGCAGCAGATTAAAGAGGCCTATGAAAAGCTCACCGAACTGATGCCTTCGGTAAGAACCTTCAACTCCGATGCCCCGCGCATGCCGTTTCTGGAAGGCGAAGTGGACATAGGCATGATCTGGAACGGTGAAGCGGTGATGGGCAAAGAAGTCCTGGAATCGCTGGAATACGTGTATCCGGAAGAAGGCATTATCGTGTGGCTCGACAGCTTCGTCATTCCGAAGAATGCGAAGAACCCAGATGCCGCCCACAAATTCATCAGCTTTGTGCTACGCCCTGAAATTGCTGCCCTGATCAGTACCGATATTGGCTATGCCACACCGGTGCTGCCTGCCCGTGAGCTGCTAGACGATACGGTTGCCAACGATCGCGCCAGCTACCCCACGGCGGCAGACATGGTGAACGCTGAATTCCAGACCGACATTGGCGATGAGGCAATGCAGGTTTACGCCAAGTATTGGGAAAAATTGAAGTCGGGTCGTTAA
- a CDS encoding TRAP transporter small permease, giving the protein MTENSPDLDDTGHYDSGLPGFLGIIDEWIAKTEAVILAAGIILMALNTCVNVIARFVFGEGMFFSGEINRILIILVTFAGIGYAARHGRHIRMSAIYDAFPAKGRKVLMIIIALFTAAMMFFLCYHSFGYIVTLYDRGRILPALGIDIWMIYIWAPIGFAVTGIQYLLTAVKNVTSKDVYLSTGVVDGYAETETEV; this is encoded by the coding sequence ATGACCGAGAACTCCCCGGATTTAGACGACACTGGCCATTATGACTCGGGACTACCCGGCTTTTTGGGCATCATCGATGAGTGGATTGCTAAAACCGAGGCGGTAATCCTTGCCGCCGGCATTATTTTGATGGCACTGAACACCTGCGTGAACGTGATTGCCCGCTTCGTATTCGGCGAAGGCATGTTTTTCTCGGGCGAGATCAACCGCATCCTCATTATTTTGGTCACCTTCGCCGGCATTGGCTACGCAGCCCGCCACGGACGCCATATTCGCATGTCTGCGATTTACGACGCCTTTCCCGCCAAGGGCCGCAAAGTGCTGATGATTATCATCGCGCTGTTTACGGCCGCGATGATGTTCTTCCTGTGTTATCACTCCTTCGGCTACATCGTCACTTTGTACGATCGCGGTCGGATACTACCCGCGTTGGGCATAGACATTTGGATGATCTACATCTGGGCACCCATCGGTTTTGCCGTTACCGGCATTCAGTATTTGCTAACCGCCGTCAAAAACGTAACCAGCAAAGACGTGTACTTATCCACCGGTGTGGTGGACGGCTATGCAGAGACCGAAACCGAAGTTTAA
- a CDS encoding YqiA/YcfP family alpha/beta fold hydrolase, with protein sequence MTLPIFHVFLSHGLESGPDSTKIQTMKAVAEKYPGVVAEAVDHRSSKDPTTRLKQMQTAIKRSGADPQRTVLAGSSMGGWVCAQTSALTPVLGCFLLAPALALMGYPQSRPQICATFSQIIHGWEDHVVPVMPVLELAQQQGISAIVLNDGHWLENSLQRITQEFERFLLACLKGHNTP encoded by the coding sequence ATGACATTACCAATTTTTCACGTATTTCTGTCCCACGGACTGGAAAGTGGCCCCGACAGTACTAAGATTCAAACTATGAAAGCGGTCGCGGAAAAATACCCGGGCGTGGTGGCCGAAGCGGTAGACCATCGCAGCAGTAAAGACCCGACAACCCGCCTGAAGCAGATGCAGACAGCCATAAAGCGGTCTGGGGCTGATCCTCAGCGCACCGTATTGGCAGGGTCCAGCATGGGCGGCTGGGTGTGTGCGCAAACGAGCGCATTGACCCCGGTACTGGGCTGTTTTCTATTAGCCCCTGCGCTGGCACTCATGGGCTATCCACAATCCAGGCCGCAGATTTGTGCCACTTTCAGCCAAATTATTCATGGCTGGGAAGATCACGTTGTACCAGTAATGCCTGTGTTGGAGTTGGCTCAACAGCAAGGCATCAGCGCCATTGTGCTGAACGATGGCCACTGGCTCGAAAACAGCTTACAGCGAATAACCCAAGAGTTTGAACGTTTTTTATTAGCATGCCTGAAAGGCCATAATACGCCTTAA
- a CDS encoding TRAP transporter large permease yields MATILMVIMIGLLLMGFPMMIPLTTAAVVGFVMMFDGFSQMGTFIQQMMGGIRPASLIAVPMFILAADIMTRGQSADRLINMVMAFIGHIKGGLAISAATSCTLFGAVSGSTQATVVAVGSPLRPKMLKAGYSDSFTLALIINASDIAFLIPPSIGMIIYGVVSQTSIAELFIAGIGPGIMILFMFSLYCLFYAYKNNVPTEPKATWGERGRAVREALWPLFFPVIIVGGIYGGIFSPTEAAAVCVLYAFLLEFLIFRSLKLPDIYRIAKSTGLITAVVFILVAVGNGFSWILSFAQIPQAILESVGINEAGPVGVLVTICVAFFIACMFVDPIVVILVLTPIFAPAIQATGLDPVLVGVLITLQVAIGSATPPFGCDIFTAIAIFKRPYMDVIRGTPPFIVMLITAAGLIIAFPQIALFLRDLAFPA; encoded by the coding sequence ATGGCAACAATACTGATGGTCATTATGATCGGGCTCCTGCTAATGGGCTTCCCGATGATGATCCCGCTAACAACCGCTGCTGTTGTCGGCTTTGTAATGATGTTCGACGGCTTCAGCCAGATGGGCACTTTTATTCAGCAGATGATGGGCGGCATTCGCCCCGCGTCGCTGATTGCGGTGCCGATGTTCATTTTGGCAGCGGACATTATGACCCGCGGCCAGTCTGCTGATCGCCTGATCAATATGGTGATGGCGTTTATTGGCCACATCAAAGGCGGGCTAGCTATTAGCGCGGCCACCTCTTGCACCCTGTTCGGCGCGGTGTCGGGCTCTACCCAGGCCACCGTGGTGGCGGTGGGTTCACCGCTGCGGCCGAAAATGTTGAAGGCGGGTTATTCCGATTCCTTTACCCTGGCGCTGATTATTAACGCCAGTGATATTGCGTTTTTGATCCCCCCCAGCATTGGCATGATTATTTATGGGGTTGTCTCGCAAACCTCCATTGCCGAATTGTTTATTGCCGGTATTGGCCCGGGCATCATGATTCTGTTCATGTTTTCGCTTTACTGCCTGTTCTACGCCTATAAGAACAACGTGCCCACCGAACCCAAGGCTACCTGGGGCGAACGCGGACGCGCCGTGCGGGAAGCCCTGTGGCCGCTGTTTTTCCCGGTTATTATTGTGGGTGGTATTTACGGCGGTATTTTCAGCCCCACCGAAGCAGCCGCGGTATGCGTGTTGTATGCCTTCTTGCTGGAATTTCTGATTTTCCGTTCGCTGAAACTCCCGGATATTTACCGCATTGCCAAATCCACAGGTCTGATCACCGCCGTGGTGTTTATTCTGGTGGCCGTGGGTAACGGCTTTTCATGGATCCTGTCGTTTGCACAGATCCCTCAGGCCATTCTGGAATCTGTAGGCATTAATGAGGCCGGTCCGGTTGGCGTACTGGTTACCATCTGTGTTGCGTTCTTTATTGCCTGCATGTTTGTGGACCCGATTGTGGTGATTCTGGTGCTGACGCCGATATTTGCGCCGGCCATTCAGGCCACCGGACTAGACCCGGTACTGGTGGGTGTGCTGATCACCTTGCAGGTGGCCATCGGCTCTGCCACACCGCCATTTGGCTGCGACATATTTACCGCCATCGCCATTTTTAAACGGCCGTATATGGATGTAATCCGCGGCACACCGCCGTTCATTGTGATGCTTATCACCGCTGCCGGATTGATTATCGCGTTCCCGCAGATTGCACTGTTCTTGCGCGACCTGGCTTTTCCAGCCTAA